The Maylandia zebra isolate NMK-2024a linkage group LG4, Mzebra_GT3a, whole genome shotgun sequence genome includes a window with the following:
- the dus1l gene encoding tRNA-dihydrouridine(16/17) synthase [NAD(P)(+)]-like produces MAKLQGFEFWRKTLKEARYVVAPMVDQSELAWRLLSRRHGAQLCYTPMLHAQVFVRDANYRRENLYNEVCEEDSPLIAQFCANDPEVFLQAALLAQDYCDAIDLNLGCPQMIAKRGHYGVFLQDEWDLLEKMVSLANEKLKVPITCKIRVFKEVEKTVRYAQMLENAGCQLLTVHGRTKDQKGAMTGIASWEHIKAVRQAVNIPVFANGNIQHLSDVERCIQETGVQGVMSAEGNLHNPALFEGRSPPVWEMAEEYLEVVKRYPPCTLSYVRAHLFKLWHHTLQIHQDLREELAKVKTLEGLADVSKQLRLRCQEEIAKGKDSEDKESGLPFPHWICQPYVRPVPKETVTNGNSQASVLKKTVCQKRALEDCESADTLSKNKQKKRSRNPKKNFCPEQKPKYIKCEQCGNPKGNKCVFSLCRGCCKKKAYKEVADCPSHGLRFKTKAEKRKAEEKEQAERSTTEVERSDHIPQPLQDSRRELEEPRLLL; encoded by the exons ATGGCCAAACTTCAGGGCTTTGAGTTTTGGAGGAAAACTCTGAAAGAAGCACGCTATGTGGTGGCTCCCATGGTGGACCAGAGTGAGCTGGCTTGGCGTTTGCTTAGCCGCCGACACGGTGCTCAGCTTTGCTACACCCCCATGCTGCATGCTCAGGTGTTTGTCCGTGACGCCAACTACAGGAGGGAAAACCTCTACAATGAAGTTTGTGAGGAGGACAGCCCTCTTATTGCACAG TTTTGTGCCAATGATCCAGAGGTGTTCCTTCAGGCAGCTTTGCTGGCTCAGGATTATTGTGACGCGATTGATCTCAACCTGGGCTGTCCACAGATGATCGCTAAGAGAG gacactaTGGAGTTTTTCTACAAGATGAATGGGACCTGTTGGAAAAAATGG TCAGCTTAGCCAACGAAAAGCTCAAAGTGCCAATCACGTGCAAGATCCGTGTGTTCAAGGAGGTTGAAAAAACAGTCCGCTATGCCCAGATGCTCGAGAACGCTGGATGTCAG CTGCTGACAGTGCACGGCAGAACCAAAGACCAGAAAGGCGCCATGACAGGTATCGCTAGCTGGGAGCACATAAAGGCTGTACG GCAGGCGGTAAATATTCCAGTATTTGCTAACGGCAACATCCAGCACCTCAGTGATGTGGAGCGCTGCATTCAGGAAACAGGCGTGCAGGGAGTGATGAGTGCAG AGGGGAACCTCCATAACCCAGCGCTGTTTGAAGGCCGCAGCCCCCCGGTGTGGGAAATGGCTGAGGAGTATCTAGAGGTGGTGAAGCGGTATCCTCCATGTACTCTGTCCTATGTTCGAGCCCACCTCTTCAAGCTGTGGCATCACAC GCTGCAGATCCACCAGGACCTGAGGGAGGAGTTGGCCAAGGTGAAGACTCTGGAGGGTTTGGCTGACGTTAGCAAACAGCTGAGGCTTCGCTGTCAG GAGGAGATAGCCAAAGGAAAAGATTCAGAAGATAAAGAAAGTGGACTTCCTTTCCCCCACTGGATCTGCCAGCCATATGTCAGACCAGT GCCAAAAGAGACGGTTACCAACGGTAACAGCCAGGCATCAGTGTTGAAAAAGACGGTTTGTCAGAAGAGGGCACTGGAGGACTGTGAGTCAGCTGACACACTCTctaaaaacaagcagaagaagagaTCCCGCAACCCCAAAAAGAACTTCTGCCCCGAACAGAAAC CCAAATACATCAAATGTGAACAATGTGGTAACCCAAAG GGAAATAAGTGCGTCTTCAGCCTTTGTCGAGGCTGCTGTAAGAAGAAGGCTTACAAAGAAGTGGCAGACTGTCCAA GCCACGGGCTGAGGTTCAAGACCAAGGCAGAGAAACGGAAAGCAGAGGAGAAGGAGCAGGCGGAGAGATCCACAACAGAGGTGGAGAGAAGCGACCACATTCCTCAGCCTCTGCAGGATTCAAGAAGGGAACTGGAGGAGCCTCGGCTGCTACTATGA
- the slc16a3a gene encoding monocarboxylate transporter 4-like, producing MGGVALDVGDSRVKAPDGGWGWAVLAGCFVITGFSYAFPKAISVFFKELIREFGVGYSDTAWISSILLAMLYGTGPLCSVLVNRLGCRPVMMVGGLFASLGMILASFATSIIHIYLTAGVITGLGLALNFQPSLIMLNRYFSEKRPLANGLSAAGSPVALCCLSPLGQVLQYQYGWRGGFLILGGILLNCCVCGALMKPLVAPKNLKAKSFEEDNDKEEEVKEEKKKSKAKLLDFSVFKDGGFVIYTVAASIMVLGLFVPPVFVVSYAKELGNEDTKSALLLTILGFIDIFARPTCGIIAGLKWVRPRCVYLFSFAMLFNGVTDLIGSQAKDYASLVVFCVFFGVSYGMVGALQFEVLMAIVGTEKFSSAIGLVLLMEAIAVLVGPPGAGRLLDATKKYMYVFLLAGSEVVLSAVVLATCNFFFIKRKPQEPSHKLECITVTDDTKTEVCSRPLEVNDEEEKGEREEQEKETKREVSKELKEEEEKDKEKVDEVRPKSVTVDSQEVEKFLKEPQLNGGMTPSPETCL from the exons ATGGGAGGTGTTGCATTGGATGTGGGTGATTCCAGGGTGAAGGCTCCAGACGGAGGCTGGGGCTGGGCAGTGCTGGCTGGCTGTTTTGTCATCACAGGCTTCTCCTATGCTTTCCCAAAAGCGATCAGCGTATTTTTCAAAGAGCTGATCAGGGAGTTTGGTGTTGGATACAGCGACACTGcatggatctcctccatactgCTGGCCATGCTCTATGGCACAG GTCCCCTGTGCAGCGTGCTGGTGAACCGCTTAGGCTGTCGTCCAGTCATGATGGTGGGGGGCCTCTTTGCCTCTCTGGGAATGATTCTGGCCTCCTTTGCCACAAGTATCATCCACATCTACCTCACTGCTGGAGTCATTACAG GTCTTGGATTAGCCCTGAACTTCCAACCTTCTCTGATTATGTTGAACCGCTACTTCAGCGAGAAGCGTCCTCTGGCCAATGGCCTTTCAGCAGCAGGAAGCCCCGTGGCCCTTTGCTGCCTCTCGCCACTGGGACAGGTACTTCAGTATCAGTATGGATGGAGGGGAGGATTTCTTATCCTTGGTGGTATCCTGCTGAACTGCTGTGTGTGCGGGGCCCTCATGAAGCCTCTGGTGGCCCCAAAGAACCTCAAGGCCAAGAGCTTCGAAGAGGACAATGACAAGGAGGAAGAGgtgaaagaggagaagaagaagtcaAAAGCCAAACTTCTGGACTTCTCCGTGTTTAAAGATGGTGGCTTTGTCATCTATACTGTGGCGGCATCCATCATGGTGCTGGGACTGTTCGTGCCTCCTGTGTTTGTTGTTAGTTACGCTAAGGAGCTGGGAAATGAAGACACCAAATCTGCTTTACTGCTTACTATCCTGGGATTCATTGATATTTTTGCACGGCCAACGTGCGGTATAATCGCTGGACTCAAATGGGTCCGGCCTCGCTGCGTCTACCTCTTCAGCTTTGCTATGCTCTTCAATGGAGTCACTGACCTGATTGGCTCACAG GCCAAAGACTATGCCTCTCTGGTGGTATTCTGTGTCTTTTTTGGCGTCTCCTATGGGATGGTGGGTGCCCTACAATTTGAAGTTCTCATGGCAATTGTCGGTACTGAGAAGTTCTCCAGTGCCATTGGCCTTGTGCTCCTCATGGAGGCCATTGCTGTGCTGGTGGGGCCACCGGGTGCAG GCCGACTGCTCGATGCCACCAAGAAATACATGTACGTCTTCCTGCTGGCAGGAAGCGAGGTGGTCCTCTCCGCTGTGGTTCTAGCTACCTGCAACTTCTTCTTTATCAAAAGGAAGCCCCAGGAGCCATCTCACAAACTTGAGTGCATCACAGTCACAGATGACACCAAGACAGAAGTATGCAGCAGGCCTTTGGAGGTaaatgatgaagaggagaagggagagagagaggagcaagAGAAGGAAACAAAGAGGGAGGTATCGAAGGAgttgaaggaggaggaggaaaaagacaaagaaaaagtagaCGAGGTCAGGCCAAAGAGCGTAACAGTGGACTCACAGGAAGTGGAAAAGTTCTTGAAAGAGCCCCAACTAAATGGTGGCATGACCCCCAGTCCTGAAACATGCCTGTGA